A genomic window from Deinococcus sp. YIM 134068 includes:
- the mscL gene encoding large conductance mechanosensitive channel protein MscL, translated as MIEGFRNFILRGNVVDLAVGVVIGAAFGGVVSSFSNGFINPLIQALTGGGPEIGGSFVVNQARFNYGAFITAVINFLLVAAILYFFVVMPLNRLNERFKREEKPAVAEPSNEEKLLAEIRDELRATRGGAGTGGSPGLS; from the coding sequence GGGCTTTCGGAACTTCATCCTGCGCGGCAACGTGGTGGACCTCGCCGTCGGCGTGGTGATCGGCGCGGCCTTCGGCGGGGTGGTCAGCTCCTTCTCGAACGGGTTCATCAACCCGCTGATTCAGGCGCTCACGGGCGGCGGCCCGGAGATCGGCGGGTCCTTCGTGGTCAATCAGGCCCGCTTCAACTACGGCGCGTTCATCACGGCGGTGATCAACTTCCTTCTGGTGGCCGCCATCCTGTACTTCTTCGTCGTGATGCCCCTCAACCGCCTCAACGAACGTTTCAAGCGCGAGGAGAAGCCCGCCGTCGCCGAGCCGAGCAACGAGGAAAAGCTGCTCGCCGAAATCCGCGACGAACTGCGCGCCACGCGGGGCGGCGCGGGCACGGGAGGCTCCCCCGGCCTGTCGTGA